The genomic segment AGGCGAGAGTGCCGAGAAAAATCCAGATAAAATTGGTCCGCAGGACATGGAGTCGTTCACTGACCTTGGAAAAAGACACCGCGAGCCGCAAAACCCCTGCGGGAACCCCGGAGGCACTGTCCATCCGAGAAGCGACATAGAGCATATCTTTTTGCAGGGTGTTGGAATAGCGGACGTTCGAACCGTTTCCCGTTTCAAGAGCGGCACGAATTTCGGGACGGCTTCCATGGTCATCCAGTCCGCCAAGCTCGATATATTCGACATCGGAATCGGCAATGACCCGGCCATCAACGATATAGGTAATTCGCGAGCCGAGTTTTTGTCCGAACGAGGCGACCCAATGGGCGAATTCCTGTTCGGAGGCAAAGGACAGATGATCGCGAATCAACCATTTGATGGACGCGATTTCACTCTGGGAACGGATCTCGGTGTCCGTGACCAATTCGTCCCCCACGATAGACGTGGAGTAAAAAAAGATCACACCCAGAACCAGAAGCAACAGCCCCCATGTCCAGAGCAGAAGACGCATTTGAAAAGAGCCAAGCCTCATTTCCCTTACCTCGTTGAACGCCGTAGCGGTTGCGGTTGGTCAAGGCTATGCATATATCCTTTGCCGAACGCGTGCGCTGTGTACCACAATCGTTTCCGAAATGTAATAGAACGAATTGTTACGATTCTGTGACAAAACATTTCGGGAAAGGCCGTTCTTCCATGAATTCACAGGCATTCCGGGCACAAAAAAAGAGATGCCCTCTTCGGGGCATCTCGCACTCTCGTCACTTCAAAAAATTAAAAACCACGCATACATTCCATGAGATACATGGACACTTCAACGCGGCACACGCCATTTTCTTCAATGACACGCACATTATTTTCCGGGATCAAGGCCATATCGTCAGCCACGTTCAGCCACTTGCCTTCCAACCACTTGGGCGTCACGCCATTCTCTTCCATTTCCGTCAGAGGGTAGCTTTCAGCAACGACCCATTCATCATCTTGCACAGCAGGCATCTTGATCTCCTTATTATATATATTCCCGTCGATTCATTCCCAATTGACAAAAAATCTCATACGAAATCGTATGACACCAGTCTGCCAATTCTTCGGGCATGATGGGTTCAGTTCCCGGTCCACCAAGCAAAAAAGCCCTGTCTCCGGGAGCAACGCCCTTTCCTTCACCTATAAGATCGGTTACGTCAACCGCTGTCATCTGCATACAGATACGTCCCCGGATCGGCACCCGTCGTCCATGAATCGTCATCTGTCCGACATTGGACAACGCCCGGTTGTAATTGTCTGCATACCCCACACCGACAATGGCCACCACGGAATCTCGCTGCGCCGTAAACGTCCACCCGTAGCTGATGGATTCTCCCGCACGCAGAGAGTGAACCTGAAGCACAGGCGCGGAAACGTCCATGGCCGGACGGTACCCGTCTCCCCGCGATTCCCACGAAGTTCCCTGAAACGGATTGCCACCATACAATGAAATTCCCAACCGGATGGAATCATACCGGCTCTGCTCGTGAACCATGCCACCAGCGGAATTGGCCAGATTGGCTTCAACGGCAAACCCCGCAGAAGTAAGGCCATCCACCGCAGCCCGAAATCCGGCAGTCTGCATCCCCACCCGATCTTCTCGACCAGGTTCATCCGCCGAAGCCAAATGCGACGTGGCCATGACCGGCACCAACCGGCTCTTTTTCAACACTGCGACGACCTCGTTCACCTCATCGGGCAGGAATCCGAGTCGCCGCATTCCGGTGTCGAATTTCAGACAAATCGGCAGCGGTCCCCGGGTGTTCGCGATGGCCGCCACCCGTTTCAACTGATCGAAATGAGAAATGGCCGCCAAGATATCATGATCCCACAAGGCATGGATATCCTCGTCAGACACCGGACCGAGCAGGGCGAGAATCCGTTTGTCGCACCCGGAAGTCCGCAATGTCACGGCCTCCCGCACAAATCCCACGGCAAAGGTATCAACGCCTTCCTGCTCAAGCATTCGGCTGACTTCGACCACGCCATGCCCATAGGCATCCGATTTAATGACCGGAATGACCCGATCGTGATCCTTTTTGAAAAGACGATAATTGGCGCGCAAACGATCAGCGTGAATGGCGACACGCAGCATATTATATGAAATAGACATTACTTTCTCTTGAACAATTTTTCGAGATCAGACGAAGACCAACTCACGACAATGGGACGACCATGAGGGCAATATTCCCGCTCCGGCGTCACCAACCAGACTTCCAGCAGAGCCAGGGCCTCATCAACAGCCAAAGGCTGGTTGGCCTTGATCGCGGTCTTGCACGCCATCATGGTCCAGAAGTCATCCAGTCCCCGCGCTTTTTCAGCCAAGGCATCAGTCAAATATTCCCTCGCCTGTCCCGTGTCCAGTGTCGGAGGAATCCCCCGGACGAGCACCTTGGCCGGGCCATCCATTTCAAGGACAAAGCCCATGGTCCGCAAGGTTTCCCGCGCGTCCTGCAAGACTTCGGCTTCACTGGGATGTAATGAAATTTCCAACGGTACCGCCAACGGCTGAGAATCGCCCTTGGTCCGTTGTTCCCGCATGGCCGCGAGCAAGACCCGCTCATGGGCCGCATGCTGATCCACAAGAACCAACGAATCACCCTGCCGCAAAACCAGATAGGTATCGGCAATCTGACCGAGATAGGTAAAACCACTCCCGGCCAATGTCGCGGGTCTGGTCGCATCCGGCGTTGCCATCATGGATGGAGCCATCGGTTCCCGAACCATGGCAATCGAGGGCGAAAATGGCAGGTCCATTTTTTTGGGTTGATCCCTGTCCTCCGTAAAATCACGGTAGGTAGAAAATTTCGGGCCGTCGTTCAACGAGGTCGGCTGATGCGAATGTTTCTCCGGCGATGAAAAAAAGGCAGATCCATGCGCTGCGGGAATCCCACTTGGTGCCGCAGGGATATCGCCCCCCCGAGATTCCTGTGGGGGCATGGTTTCCATACCCGGACCGGTCAAGGCCTGCATGACCCCGCCACGAATAGTCGAAAAAACCAGGCTTTCCTCGACAAACCGCACTTCCAGCTTGGCCGGATGGACATTCACGTCCACCTCGCCACACGGGAGTTCAAGAAACAAGACGATCTGCGGATATTCGCGGGACAAAAGCATCCCCTTGTACGCCTGCCTGACAGCGGACAGCATCAACTTGTCCTGTACCTGTCGGCCATTCACGTACAATAAAATTCGGTTGCCCCGGCCCTGTGCCGTTGATGGAGCACCGGCCGCACCGTGCGCACGGTACCCATTTCGCTCAAAGTCAAAAGGAATCAACCCGTCACAAATATTCGGCGGCCAAAACGCGGCTAGGCGAGTGGACAAATCCTGATTCGCCGGCAAACGAAAGGCTTCCCGCCCTCCCACGGTCAATGAAAATCCCGTGGATAAATGCGCCAGACTCGTCCGCATGAGTGTATCCTGGCACCGACGATTTTCCGTGGCTTCCGTCTTGAGAAATTTCAGTCGAGCCGGGGTATTGGCAAACAGATCCCGAACTTCGACACGGGTTCCGGCTGCCAAGGCCGCAGGTCCTTCACCTGCAACGTCACCCGCCCGGACATCGATAAAGGCGGCTTCGTCCGCCCCTGAAGCCCGTGAAGTCATCACGAACCGCGACACCGACGCGATGCTGGGCAAGGCTTCACCACGGAAGCCAAACGATCCGATAGCGGATAGATCGCCAAATTCCCGAATTTTACTCGTAGCGTGCCGAGTAACGGCGAGATTGAGCTGATCCGCGCCGATGCCCGCGCCATTATCCTGCACGACCATCAATGACTGTCCACCTTTTTCCAAAGTCACGTCCACGCGAGTGGCTCCGGCATCAAGACTATTTTCCACCAACTCCTTGACCACGCTGGCAGGCCGTTCCACCACTTCACCGGCAGCAATCTGATTCTTCAGGCCCGGTGGCAAAATCTTGATTTCAGGGGTGTGCGTCATATTAAAAACTCAGCAGATCAAACCCGAATTTAAACTGGGTATCGTTGGTTTTCTGGGTCAGGGCAAAATACAGGGTATAACATTCAGCGGCCCAATCAAATTGTAAAGTCCGTTCAATATCCCGATTAGACACAAAGTCATGCCGATACTTGCCGCGAATGGTCAGATCTTCAGTGGCCAACCATTTGGCTTCAAGTCGGATTATCGACAATTCATCGGTCCGTTCACGCAGATATTCATCAACCTCCGTCTGGAAATCATACCCAACCTGAATTTCGCCGAGATCGTCATCCAGCAGTTTAAGAGACGTCTCGCTCTGCGTCATGTCTCCCAGATATGGAGAGAACCAGTTTCTGGACGTAATTTCAATAAAAGTATCCGGCTTAATGCGCAATTCGGCCATGATATCGGAAAATGGCCGCCGCTCGTATTTTGCCCGTTCATCATTCCGGCTGCCCTCTTTCATGTCATAGGACTGTTCCAACCGGAACAACAGGAAGTCCAAGTAATCAACGGATGTCGTCGCCACCGGTTCACCATCCGTGCCCGGACTAAGCACCACACTGTCCCGTCGTCTATCGAGCGTGTTGGTCAGAGAATACGTCACCCGATTTTTCCCATCGATACGGTCATACATATCAAAATAGGGCAACTCGGACTGACCTGTGACCGTCGGGGTGTACCCATACTGCACACGGGGCACCACGGAATGCTTCAACCGTGTCCACTGAGACGTTCCGGCCAGACTGGGCTCAGCCGTGACAGTCTCGTTGAGATCAAAAGTCTTGGTCATCTCGGAAAAAGCGGTGAAACCTGCCGACCACAGGGCTCGGCTCTGGAAGCCGTCCTTGATCTCATCAGTATTGATGACCCGATCGCGTCCGCCCGGTCCATCCACCACAATATCGCCGGTCTTTTCATACGACGTTAAATTGTAGGCCGTATAATCGACGGAAACCGAGGGAATCAACGTCACCAGACTCGTCTTGAACGGCAGTTTCACTTCCGGAGTCACGCGGAACCGATGCCCGGAATTGCCATATTCTCTGTGGAAATAATTATATTTCGTGTTCATGGACGCTTCAAGCGGCGTCCCGAACAATGATTGCTGAAACGCAAAAGCATCGAGTTCCGGCATTTTCTGAACGGTATCGTTCTCACTGGCCGGATTGTTGCCGTTCATGAAACGCAGATTTTGATCGTATTGAGCCAAGCCGACCACACCGAAACGGTCCCAGCTTCGACTGATGTATGCTGTACTGAATCGATCGAGCGAATCCTTGTTTTCAATATCGCGTCCAAAAATATCGACAAACTCATCACGGGCCGTGTCAAAACCCGTGGGACCATCTTGAAAATCGCGTAAATAATTTTGGTCGGACACCAGATCCAGATCCAACTTGACCTTCCATTTCGGGCTGCCAAGCCAGCCGTCATACTTGCTACGCACCCACCAGCGATCCCGATTCTTCCGCGTCAGGCCGTCGCCTTGATAATCTTCCCATTCGTCCGCTTCAGTCGTGGCGCGCCGATTGTCCCGCATCACGTCAAACTGCCACATCCCCTTGGTATCGCCATCTTCGGTGTGACGAAACTGGATGCCCTGCATGTAACCACGCTTGCTCATGTAATTCTGATAAAACGTGGCGTCCATTTCATCATTGATGACCCAATAATACGGAAGATTGACCTGTATTCCAAGCTTCTTGCTGCTCGAAGCATAGGGAATGAGAAATCCGCTCTGCCGTTTTCCCCTTCCGGGCAAAGACATGTACGGCCAGTAAAAAACCGGCACGTCCTTGACGCGAAATGCAGATCGATACAGCTTCACCCGGCCATCCAGAGACACATCGCCTTCCTCGGTCGTCACGGACCAGGAAGGTTTTTCTCCGGAACAGGACGTCACCTTGGCATTCTTGAAGGAATAACTGTCACCCTTGTTCTTGGCGACCCGGTCGGCCTCGACATAGATATGCGGCTTGGCCATGAAGAGCTTTCCATTCTTGAGCCAGCCAGTCATGTTGCTCAGATCAAATTCGCCTTCATCGGCCTGAAGAAAATCCCCACCCCACTGGGCACGGATATTGCCTTTGAGAAAAACCCAGCCCGTGGACTGATAATACCGGGCGAAATCCGCTCGCAATTGATCCTCGCCAAGACTGAGGGAACAATTGCCAAAGGCCTCGATATATTCACTGGTATGATCCCCGACCACCCGATCTGCCGAAAAAGTCCACTCTGTCTGATCCGGTTGCTTGACCGGCGCCTCAGGGACATATCGACGAACCCGATTTGGCTCCGGCGTTTTGCCGATAAGCGTCCACGGCAGGCACAACGAAAGGACCAGAATCGCCCCGACGGCAAGAAGTATGCGCTTCAGCTGCTGTTTCAAGAAGACCTCACCCTATCTGGAACGCAGATACGGGTTATCCTGGTTCAAGTAGTTCTGCACGTAATCCTTGGCCCCATCTTCCAGGCTGGTCATCTGCACATCACAGCCAACCGCCGCCAACTTGGACATATCAGCCTGAGTAAAATACTGATATTTATCACGGATAGATTCAGGCATCGGAATATATTCGATATTTGGCTTCTTCTCCAACGCGGCGAAAACCGCATTGGCCAGATCGTTCCATGTCCTGGCCGTGCCGGTTCCGATATTGAAAATCCCCCCTGTGTCCCGGTGTTCCAGGAACCACGCCATGATATCCACACAATCCTTGATATACACAAAGTCGCGCTTCTGGCCGCCATGGGGATATTCTTCACGATAGGACTTGAATAACTTGAGCGTGCCGGTCTCCAAAATCTGCTTATGCGCCTTGCAGATGACGGATTTCATGTCATCCTTGT from the Pseudodesulfovibrio sp. JC047 genome contains:
- the alr gene encoding alanine racemase, producing the protein MSISYNMLRVAIHADRLRANYRLFKKDHDRVIPVIKSDAYGHGVVEVSRMLEQEGVDTFAVGFVREAVTLRTSGCDKRILALLGPVSDEDIHALWDHDILAAISHFDQLKRVAAIANTRGPLPICLKFDTGMRRLGFLPDEVNEVVAVLKKSRLVPVMATSHLASADEPGREDRVGMQTAGFRAAVDGLTSAGFAVEANLANSAGGMVHEQSRYDSIRLGISLYGGNPFQGTSWESRGDGYRPAMDVSAPVLQVHSLRAGESISYGWTFTAQRDSVVAIVGVGYADNYNRALSNVGQMTIHGRRVPIRGRICMQMTAVDVTDLIGEGKGVAPGDRAFLLGGPGTEPIMPEELADWCHTISYEIFCQLGMNRREYI
- the mutL gene encoding DNA mismatch repair endonuclease MutL — protein: MTHTPEIKILPPGLKNQIAAGEVVERPASVVKELVENSLDAGATRVDVTLEKGGQSLMVVQDNGAGIGADQLNLAVTRHATSKIREFGDLSAIGSFGFRGEALPSIASVSRFVMTSRASGADEAAFIDVRAGDVAGEGPAALAAGTRVEVRDLFANTPARLKFLKTEATENRRCQDTLMRTSLAHLSTGFSLTVGGREAFRLPANQDLSTRLAAFWPPNICDGLIPFDFERNGYRAHGAAGAPSTAQGRGNRILLYVNGRQVQDKLMLSAVRQAYKGMLLSREYPQIVLFLELPCGEVDVNVHPAKLEVRFVEESLVFSTIRGGVMQALTGPGMETMPPQESRGGDIPAAPSGIPAAHGSAFFSSPEKHSHQPTSLNDGPKFSTYRDFTEDRDQPKKMDLPFSPSIAMVREPMAPSMMATPDATRPATLAGSGFTYLGQIADTYLVLRQGDSLVLVDQHAAHERVLLAAMREQRTKGDSQPLAVPLEISLHPSEAEVLQDARETLRTMGFVLEMDGPAKVLVRGIPPTLDTGQAREYLTDALAEKARGLDDFWTMMACKTAIKANQPLAVDEALALLEVWLVTPEREYCPHGRPIVVSWSSSDLEKLFKRK
- the lptD gene encoding LPS assembly protein LptD; the encoded protein is MKQQLKRILLAVGAILVLSLCLPWTLIGKTPEPNRVRRYVPEAPVKQPDQTEWTFSADRVVGDHTSEYIEAFGNCSLSLGEDQLRADFARYYQSTGWVFLKGNIRAQWGGDFLQADEGEFDLSNMTGWLKNGKLFMAKPHIYVEADRVAKNKGDSYSFKNAKVTSCSGEKPSWSVTTEEGDVSLDGRVKLYRSAFRVKDVPVFYWPYMSLPGRGKRQSGFLIPYASSSKKLGIQVNLPYYWVINDEMDATFYQNYMSKRGYMQGIQFRHTEDGDTKGMWQFDVMRDNRRATTEADEWEDYQGDGLTRKNRDRWWVRSKYDGWLGSPKWKVKLDLDLVSDQNYLRDFQDGPTGFDTARDEFVDIFGRDIENKDSLDRFSTAYISRSWDRFGVVGLAQYDQNLRFMNGNNPASENDTVQKMPELDAFAFQQSLFGTPLEASMNTKYNYFHREYGNSGHRFRVTPEVKLPFKTSLVTLIPSVSVDYTAYNLTSYEKTGDIVVDGPGGRDRVINTDEIKDGFQSRALWSAGFTAFSEMTKTFDLNETVTAEPSLAGTSQWTRLKHSVVPRVQYGYTPTVTGQSELPYFDMYDRIDGKNRVTYSLTNTLDRRRDSVVLSPGTDGEPVATTSVDYLDFLLFRLEQSYDMKEGSRNDERAKYERRPFSDIMAELRIKPDTFIEITSRNWFSPYLGDMTQSETSLKLLDDDLGEIQVGYDFQTEVDEYLRERTDELSIIRLEAKWLATEDLTIRGKYRHDFVSNRDIERTLQFDWAAECYTLYFALTQKTNDTQFKFGFDLLSF